A single region of the Vanacampus margaritifer isolate UIUO_Vmar chromosome 13, RoL_Vmar_1.0, whole genome shotgun sequence genome encodes:
- the LOC144062152 gene encoding complement factor H-like: MNTITQSCVLLLWMHSLTFGKCQVIKCKVLEPDNRGTRYEPASKLSFLPGASLTVACGDGYWISTPQQTSAVSTCKDDGQWTISPICQAPLQCGQPPYLAGGDTTSSSQFSYQHNERVEYNCQAYYVMEGQNYKTCKNGEWVGQLKCLMKPCPIPEDTPNGNYQIIEGDDLVFRAIIKYFCNPGYQMVSKIDTRTCLGNKWSGHVPTCEPKRCPQPPEQDGITIEGLKDNEEGFLPQNFITFSCNDPGKQLIGRSTVVCGQDGLWEKSFPYCEDISCKVEALDPHLSVDNVSPRNQAVRIGHKIRFRCSDEYALDGFEENECLPNGQWDKLFPTCTKLCQLTHIPATIRLDTYLQGTQARQGQKLTFSCRTRNQVLQGKAEVECLPNGQWSNPFPTCAVKPCPIPEDTPNGNYQIIEGDDLVFGAIIKYFCNPGYQMVSKIDTRTCLGNKWSGHVPTCERVPNLLGGLRCAQPPYLDGGDTTSSSQFSYQHNERVEYICKQYYVMEGRNYKTCENGEWVGQLKCLKPCTVNKELMSRHNIQFKHARDKKIYSEHDDTIEFRCGRRTRHDGILGMRQKCIDGEIELPTCEYKSSFYLLNVPTIAVSKCKVSLPAISGTSYTPAQASLFSPGAKLTVTCGDGYWIETQQQTSAVSTCNDDGQWTIRPICQEVTCSWQEHSSVWWWNRNRGEATLGTTVSYSCRSGYKRTSSSSLLKCTRDGWIPDPPCQEMTCDRSDIQSAKLVSGKQTYTSGEWAHFECKASQDSFDLYCNENGWEGHVPCPEHQCKQLDLSNADIKSNKKDYYSKNEHVQYTCSNDPDRKFTATCDWNGWTGILNCSECLQPEVLHGFVVGPLHDTVYYTCNQGFKLASKGWWGVAQCIDGQWFGLQECVANDNCVEMPVIAHATIKHQIKINGQEDSLQIMCKEGYQPQIDRLMCVKGKWDSDGLAFDSICTFAAGTCNPPPKIENAVIWTPFQRLYLPDSKVTFKCREQYMMEGKDTSTCQNGHWDIEDIKCIPPLQCGLPPYLAGGDTTSSSQSSNQHNERVEYICKQYYVMEGQNYMTCKNGEWVGQLKCLKPCTVNKELMSRHNIQFKYSRGDKIYCEHDDAIEFKCVWRTRHDGILDMRQKCIDGEIELPTCQ; the protein is encoded by the exons atgaacacaataaCCCAAAGCTGTGTCCTCTTATTGTGGATGCATTCGTTGACCTTTGGGAAATGTCAAG TGATTAAATGCAAAGTGTTGGAGCCAGACAATAGGGGAACCAGATACGAACCTGCTTCCAAATTGTCGTTTTTGCCTGGTGCCAGTCTGACTGTCGCATGTGGAGACGGTTACTGGATTTCAACTCCCCAGCAGACCTCAGCAGTATCAACATGCAAAGATGACGGACAATGGACCATTTCACCAATATGCCAAg CACCATTGCAATGTGGGCAGCCACCGTACCTTGCTGGCGGGGACACCACATCGTCCTCTCAATTCAGTTACCAACATAATGAGAGGGTTGAGTACAATTGCCAGGCATACTATGTAATGGAAGGGCAAAACTACAAGACCTGCAAGAACGGGGAATGGGTTGGACAGCTGAAATGCCTCA TGAAACCATGTCCAATTCCTGAAGACACTCCAAATGGCAATTATCAAATTATAGAGGGTGACGACCTTGTTTTCAGGGCAATTATTAAATACTTTTGCAACCCGGG CTATCAAATGGTGAGTAAGATTGATACCAGGACGTGTTTGGGGAACAAATGGTCCGGCCACGTGCCAACATGTGAAC CTAAGAGATGTCCCCAACCGCCTGAACAGGACGGGATCACAATCGAAGGTTTAAAAGACAATGAAGAGGGCTTCCTTCCTCAAAACTTCATCACATTCAGCTGCAACGATCCTGggaagcaactgattggcaggTCAACAGTAGTATGCGGTCAAGATGGACTTTGGGAGAAGTCGTTCCCATATTGTGAAG acaTTTCTTGTAAAGTTGAAGCGCTTGACCCTCACCTTAGCGTCGACAACGTGTCACCGCGGAATCAAGCAGTACGGATTGGACACAAAATAAGATTCCGCTGCAGTGATGAATATGCTTTGGATGGatttgaagaaaatgaatgtttgcCAAATGGGCAGTGGGACAAACTTTTCCCAACTTGCACAA AACTATGCCAGCTCACACATATACCTGCTACTATACGCTTGGACACTTATCTACAAGGCACACAAGCAAGACAAGGACAAAAGTTGACGTTTTCTTGCCGCACGCGTAATCAGGTGCTTCAAGGCAAGGCAGAGGTTGAATGTCTTCCAAATGGGCAGTGGAGCAATCCTTTTCCAACTTGTGCAG TGAAACCATGTCCAATTCCTGAAGACACTCCAAATGGCAATTATCAAATTATAGAGGGTGACGACCTTGTTTTCGGGGCAATTATTAAATACTTTTGCAACCCGGG CTATCAAATGGTGAGTAAGATTGATACCAGGACGTGTTTGGGGAACAAATGGTCCGGCCACGTGCCAACATGTGAAC GGGTCCCAAATCTTCTAGGGGGTTTGCGATGTGCTCAGCCACCGTACCTTGATGGCGGGGACACCACATCGTCCTCCCAATTCAGTTACCAACATAATGAGAGGGTGGAGTACATTTGCAAGCAATACTATGTAATGGAAGGGCGAAACTACAAGACCTGCGAGAACGGGGAATGGGTTGGACAGCTGAAATGCCTCA AGCCCTGCACCGTGAATAAAGAACTCATGAGCAGACACAACATTCAATTCAAACACGCGCGTGACAAGAAGATATACTCTGAACATGATGATACCATCGAGTTCAGGTGTGGGAGGCGAACAAGACACGACGGCATACTGGGTATGCGACAGAAGTGCATCGATGGAGAAATAGAACTGCCCACCTGCGAgta CAAATCATCGTTTTATTTGCTCAATGTCCCTACCATTGCAGTGAGTAAATGCAAAGTGTCGCTGCCAGCCATTAGCGGAACCAGCTACACACCCGCTCAAGCATCCTTGTTTTCACCTGGTGCCAAACTAACTGTCACATGTGGAGACGGTTACTGGATTGAAACTCAACAGCAGACCTCAGCAGTATCAACATGCAACGATGATGGACAATGGACCATTCGACCAATATGTCAAG aggtgACCTGCAGTTGGCAAGAGCACTCAAGTGTATGGTGGTGGAATCGCAATCGGGGTGAAGCAACATTGGGTACTACTGTTAGCTACAGCTGTAGAAGTGGATACAAGAGAACAAGCAGCTCCTCACTGCTCAAATGCACCAGAGATGGCTGGATACCAGATCCACCCTGCCAAG aaaTGACATGTGACCGTAGTGATATCCAGAGTGCAAAGCTTGTAAGTGGCAAGCAAACATACACATCGGGTGAATGGGCCCATTTTGAATGCAAAGCTTCCCAAGATTCATTTGATCTATATTGtaatgaaaatggttgggaagGACATGTGCCTTGTCCAG AACACCAATGTAAACAACTTGACCTCAGCAATGCGgacattaaaagcaataaaaaggactattacagcaaaaatgaacatgTCCAATACACATGTTCAAATGATCCTGACAGAAAATTCACTGCCACCTGTGATTGGAATGGCTGGACCGGCATTCTGAACtgttcag AGTGTCTGCAACCGGAGGTGCTCCATGGCTTTGTTGTGGGTCCCTTACATGACACAGTCTACTATACGTGCAATCAAGGTTTTAAACTTGCCTCTAAAGGCTGGTGGGGTGTAGCGCAATGCATCGATGGACAGTGGTTTGGACTGCAAGAATGTGTGG CAAACGATAATTGTGTGGAAATGCCTGTGATTGCTCATGCCACTATCAAACACCAAATTAAGATAAATGGACAAGAAGATAGCCTCCAGATTATGTGCAAGGAGGGATACCAACCTCAGATTGACCGCTTAATGTGTGTGAAAGGAAAATGGGATTCCGATGGATTAGCCTTTGACTCAATCTGCACTT TTGCTGCTGGAACCTGCAATCCCCCTCCCAAAATTGAGAATGCCGTCATTTGGACTCCATTTCAGAGACTATACTTGCCTGACTCTAAAGTAACTTTCAAGTGCCGCGAGCAATATATGATGGAAGGAAAAGACACAAGCACATGTCAAAATGGCCACTGGGACATAGAGGACATCAAGTGTATAC CACCATTGCAATGTGGGCTGCCACCGTACCTTGCTGGCGGGGACACCACATCGTCCTCCCAATCCAGTAACCAACATAATGAGAGGGTGGAGTACATTTGCAAGCAATACTACGTAATGGAAGGGCAAAACTACATGACCTGCAAGAACGGGGAATGGGTTGGACAGCTGAAATGCCTCA AGCCCTGCACCGTGAATAAAGAACTCATGAGCAGACACAACATTCAATTCAAATACTCGCGTGGCGATAAGATATACTGTGAACATGATGATGCCATCGAGTTCAAGTGTGTGTGGCGAACAAGACACGACGGCATACTGGATATGCGACAGAAGTGCATCGATGGAGAAATAGAACTGCCCACCTGCCAGTAA